Proteins encoded in a region of the Thiohalospira halophila DSM 15071 genome:
- the mpl gene encoding UDP-N-acetylmuramate:L-alanyl-gamma-D-glutamyl-meso-diaminopimelate ligase, protein MHLHILGIAGTFMGGLAQLARAAGHRVTGADAAVYPPMSDQLEAAGIALTEGWDPAQLDPAPDVVVIGNALSRGNPVVEVVLDRGIPYTSGPQWLAKHVLAERHVLAVAGTHGKTTTASLLAAILGAAGEQPGFLIGGVPGDFGVSARLGEGRCFVVEADEYDTAFFDKRSKFLHYRPRTLVLNNLEFDHADIFPDLAAIQRQFHHLVRTVPGTGAILAPAADAALEEVLAMGCWTPVTRVGAGGDWQVSGSGHQLTLQRGDEPAVTTEWPLTGEHNRANAAMAVAAASSVGVAPEAATRALAGFGGVRRRQELRGEPRGIRVLDDFAHHPTAIRTTLAGLREDRPQGRLWVVTEPRSATMRRGVHQQALAGALEAADGVFALRPEGLEWDLAAALAPLGERARVADEVPELVAGVAAVAAPGDTVVVMSNGGFGGIHEQLLTTLAGAA, encoded by the coding sequence ATGCACCTCCACATCCTCGGTATCGCTGGCACCTTCATGGGCGGCCTGGCCCAGCTGGCTCGGGCCGCCGGCCATCGCGTCACCGGTGCCGACGCCGCGGTCTACCCGCCCATGTCGGACCAGCTGGAGGCGGCCGGAATCGCCCTCACCGAGGGCTGGGACCCGGCCCAGCTCGACCCCGCCCCGGATGTCGTGGTCATCGGCAACGCCCTCTCCCGGGGCAATCCGGTGGTGGAGGTCGTCCTGGACCGGGGTATCCCCTACACCTCCGGGCCCCAGTGGCTGGCCAAACACGTCCTGGCCGAGCGCCACGTGCTGGCGGTGGCGGGGACCCACGGCAAGACCACCACCGCCAGCCTCCTGGCCGCCATCCTGGGGGCGGCTGGGGAGCAGCCGGGTTTCCTCATCGGGGGAGTGCCGGGGGATTTCGGCGTCAGCGCCCGTTTGGGCGAGGGCCGCTGCTTCGTGGTGGAGGCGGACGAGTACGACACCGCCTTCTTCGACAAGCGCTCCAAGTTTCTCCACTACCGGCCGCGGACCCTGGTCCTGAATAACCTCGAGTTCGACCACGCCGACATCTTCCCCGATCTGGCGGCTATCCAGCGGCAATTCCACCATCTGGTCCGGACCGTCCCGGGAACGGGCGCCATCCTCGCCCCGGCCGCCGATGCGGCGCTGGAGGAGGTCCTGGCCATGGGCTGCTGGACCCCCGTGACCCGGGTGGGAGCCGGCGGGGACTGGCAGGTATCGGGGAGCGGCCACCAGCTGACCCTGCAGCGGGGAGACGAGCCCGCGGTCACCACGGAATGGCCCCTCACCGGGGAGCACAACCGGGCGAATGCCGCCATGGCGGTCGCGGCGGCCTCCTCCGTGGGTGTGGCGCCGGAGGCGGCGACCCGGGCGCTGGCCGGCTTTGGCGGGGTCCGCCGGCGCCAGGAGCTGCGTGGCGAGCCGCGCGGGATCCGGGTGCTGGACGACTTCGCCCACCACCCCACGGCCATCCGCACCACCCTGGCCGGCCTGCGCGAGGACCGGCCGCAGGGGCGGCTCTGGGTGGTCACCGAGCCCCGTTCGGCGACCATGCGCCGGGGCGTCCATCAACAGGCGCTCGCGGGGGCGCTGGAGGCGGCGGATGGCGTCTTCGCCCTGCGCCCGGAGGGGCTGGAATGGGATCTGGCGGCGGCGCTGGCGCCGCTGGGCGAGCGGGCCCGGGTGGCCGACGAGGTCCCGGAGCTGGTCGCCGGGGTCGCCGCCGT
- the rnd gene encoding ribonuclease D, translating to MSQNTPPGQTDLFDLPPLVDTPDALAELVADLRDQSWLAVDTEFLRERTYYPQLCLIQVATPTGRVACIDPLALTDLAPLWSVLTDPGITKVFHAAAQDVEVLLQAAGAVPAPLFDTQIAAALSGLGDQVGYARLVEARLGVKLDKSASRADWSQRPLEPELLRYAGDDVRYLAELYPALRDELAARGRLDWLGEDFARLADPAAYANPPAEAWRRVRGHHQLDGAGRGILQALAAWREEAAAEADIPRGWVVRDELLLEIARRRPRNAQRLGKLRGSHKLDEATRDALLGRVNATLDEPPAQWPAVEARPQLEPAGEAAVDALMAVARLAAEEAGVSVASLTARKELERLVAGETDLPVLQGWRGELAGRRLHAWLAGEIALVGRDGGAALA from the coding sequence ATGAGCCAAAACACGCCCCCCGGTCAGACCGACCTCTTCGACCTGCCGCCACTGGTGGACACCCCCGACGCCCTGGCGGAACTCGTCGCCGATCTGCGCGACCAGTCCTGGCTGGCGGTGGACACCGAATTCCTGCGCGAGCGGACCTACTACCCCCAGCTCTGCCTGATCCAGGTGGCCACGCCCACCGGCCGGGTGGCCTGCATCGACCCGCTGGCGCTCACCGACCTCGCACCGCTGTGGTCGGTCCTCACCGACCCGGGGATCACCAAGGTCTTCCACGCCGCCGCCCAGGATGTGGAGGTGCTGCTCCAGGCCGCGGGGGCGGTCCCCGCGCCACTGTTCGATACCCAGATCGCCGCCGCCCTCTCCGGCCTGGGTGACCAGGTGGGCTACGCCCGCCTGGTGGAGGCCCGCCTGGGGGTCAAGCTGGACAAGAGCGCCAGCCGCGCCGACTGGTCCCAGCGGCCGCTGGAGCCGGAGTTGCTGCGCTACGCCGGCGACGACGTCCGCTACCTGGCCGAACTCTACCCCGCCCTGCGGGACGAGCTGGCCGCCCGGGGCCGGCTGGACTGGCTGGGCGAGGACTTTGCCCGCCTGGCCGACCCGGCCGCCTACGCCAACCCGCCAGCGGAGGCGTGGCGCCGGGTCCGCGGCCACCACCAGCTCGACGGCGCCGGCCGCGGGATCCTCCAGGCCCTGGCCGCCTGGCGGGAGGAGGCAGCCGCCGAGGCCGACATCCCCCGCGGATGGGTGGTCCGCGACGAGCTGCTGCTGGAGATCGCCCGGCGCCGCCCGCGCAACGCCCAGCGGCTGGGCAAGCTGCGCGGCAGCCACAAGCTGGACGAGGCCACGCGGGACGCCCTGCTTGGCCGCGTCAACGCCACCCTGGACGAGCCGCCGGCGCAGTGGCCGGCGGTGGAGGCCCGACCCCAGCTGGAACCGGCGGGCGAGGCCGCCGTGGATGCCCTGATGGCCGTCGCCCGCCTGGCGGCAGAGGAGGCCGGGGTCAGCGTGGCCAGCCTCACCGCCCGCAAGGAGCTGGAGCGGCTGGTGGCCGGCGAGACCGACCTCCCGGTCCTCCAGGGCTGGCGCGGCGAACTGGCCGGCCGCCGTCTGCACGCCTGGCTCGCCGGGGAGATCGCTCTGGTGGGCCGGGACGGCGGGGCGGCCCTGGCATGA
- a CDS encoding CoA-binding protein, with the protein MTEPTVDLDRLLAGLATIAVVGLSPRTDRPSHQVAAGLQGLGLAIRPVRPAIDAILGEAAVASLSDLTTPTDAVVVFRNPAEVPAIAEATVAGGHGALWLQPGAESAEGARIATEAGLPAVVGRCLWVDYRQWLAGGCNPGLSR; encoded by the coding sequence ATGACGGAGCCGACGGTGGATCTCGACCGGCTGCTGGCGGGTCTGGCCACCATCGCCGTGGTCGGCCTCTCCCCTCGGACCGATCGCCCCAGCCACCAGGTCGCGGCGGGCCTCCAGGGGCTGGGGCTCGCCATCCGGCCGGTGCGCCCGGCCATCGACGCGATCCTCGGCGAGGCCGCCGTGGCCAGTCTTTCCGACCTCACCACGCCCACGGACGCCGTGGTGGTCTTCCGCAATCCGGCCGAGGTCCCCGCCATCGCCGAGGCCACGGTGGCCGGCGGTCACGGCGCCCTGTGGCTGCAGCCCGGCGCCGAGTCGGCGGAGGGGGCCCGGATCGCCACCGAGGCCGGGCTCCCCGCCGTGGTCGGTCGCTGCCTCTGGGTGGACTACCGCCAGTGGCTCGCCGGCGGTTGCAATCCCGGCCTGTCCCGGTAA
- the dapF gene encoding diaminopimelate epimerase codes for MALEFTKMQGLGNDFVVIDNRAATFDPTPGHIRWLADRRFGVGCDQVLLVEAAPDDGVDFGYRIFNADGGEVDQCGNGARCFARWIREHTDFAGDPVRVATRAGRMALTTHPDGQVDVDMGEPRFEPAAIPFEAPERADEYELVLEDRTFRIGAVGLGNPHAVMRVEALDRVPVATMGPAIQALERFPEGVNVGFVEAHGRDHIRLRVFERGSGETLACGSGACAAVAVGRQQGWLDGTVTVDLPGGRLTIHWPGPGSPITLTGPAKTVFEGRIDHDPAV; via the coding sequence ATGGCGCTGGAATTTACCAAGATGCAGGGGCTCGGCAACGACTTCGTGGTCATCGACAACCGCGCAGCCACCTTCGATCCGACCCCCGGCCACATCCGCTGGCTGGCGGACCGCCGCTTCGGCGTGGGCTGCGACCAGGTCCTGCTGGTGGAGGCCGCTCCCGATGACGGGGTGGACTTCGGCTATCGCATCTTCAACGCCGACGGCGGCGAGGTGGACCAGTGCGGCAACGGCGCCCGCTGTTTCGCCCGCTGGATCCGCGAGCATACCGACTTCGCCGGCGACCCCGTCCGCGTGGCCACCCGGGCCGGGCGGATGGCGCTGACCACGCACCCGGACGGCCAGGTGGACGTGGACATGGGCGAGCCGCGCTTCGAGCCGGCGGCGATCCCCTTCGAGGCACCGGAGCGGGCCGACGAGTACGAGCTGGTGCTGGAGGACCGGACCTTCCGCATTGGGGCCGTGGGCCTGGGCAATCCCCACGCCGTCATGCGGGTGGAGGCCCTGGACCGGGTCCCGGTGGCAACCATGGGCCCGGCCATCCAGGCGCTGGAGCGCTTCCCCGAGGGGGTGAATGTGGGTTTCGTCGAGGCCCACGGGCGCGATCACATCCGCCTGCGGGTCTTCGAGCGCGGCTCCGGCGAGACCCTGGCCTGCGGCAGCGGGGCCTGTGCGGCGGTGGCGGTCGGTCGCCAGCAGGGCTGGCTGGATGGTACCGTTACCGTCGATCTGCCCGGTGGCCGCCTGACCATCCACTGGCCCGGCCCGGGTTCGCCCATCACCCTGACCGGGCCGGCGAAGACCGTTTTCGAGGGACGCATCGACCATGACCCGGCAGTCTAG
- a CDS encoding DUF484 family protein produces the protein MTRQSSEAADAALHEQQVVEFLRHHPDLLRRHPDLLAELNIPHAAGTGAVSLVERQVSRLREQREEMRHRLDELYALARDNESLALQFHQLVLDLLSAREPTAVAEALERDLHRDCGADAVALRLYPAGEHHIPDHLIGPRGADRNRLERIFAAPNPVCGRLDAEIGALIFGDGGEAMVSAALIPLPLRGRSLGLLAVGSTDPERFRAGQGTLFLEQLGEAAAAALHPHLAG, from the coding sequence ATGACCCGGCAGTCTAGCGAAGCGGCCGACGCGGCCCTGCATGAGCAGCAGGTGGTGGAATTCCTCCGCCACCACCCGGACCTCCTGCGCCGCCACCCCGACCTCCTGGCCGAACTCAACATCCCCCACGCCGCGGGCACCGGCGCCGTCTCCCTGGTGGAGCGCCAGGTGTCGCGGCTGCGTGAGCAGCGCGAGGAGATGCGCCACCGGCTGGATGAGCTCTACGCCCTGGCGCGGGACAACGAATCCCTGGCCCTCCAGTTCCACCAGCTGGTCCTCGACCTGCTCAGCGCCCGGGAGCCGACGGCGGTGGCCGAGGCCCTGGAGCGCGACCTGCACCGGGACTGCGGGGCGGATGCCGTCGCCCTGCGCCTCTACCCCGCTGGCGAGCACCACATCCCCGACCACCTCATCGGTCCCCGGGGGGCCGATCGCAACCGGCTGGAGCGGATCTTCGCCGCACCCAACCCGGTCTGCGGCCGCCTGGATGCGGAGATCGGCGCCCTGATCTTCGGCGACGGCGGCGAGGCCATGGTCTCCGCCGCCCTCATCCCGCTGCCCCTGCGCGGCCGCTCCCTGGGGCTCCTCGCCGTGGGCTCCACCGACCCGGAGCGCTTCCGCGCCGGCCAGGGGACGCTCTTCCTGGAGCAGCTGGGCGAGGCGGCCGCCGCCGCCCTGCACCCCCACCTGGCGGGCTGA
- the xerC gene encoding tyrosine recombinase XerC — protein MAASEGLASDLERFLDHLARERRTSSATVAAYRRDLTGLITRLVDDGVQRWDEVAPRHIRAWVTARHRKGIGARSLARGLSAARTLFGWLIREQVIRADPAADIRAPKQGQRLPRTLEVDTTQQLLDETGGGEDPADPLLIRDRALFELLYSSGLRLAEVVALERQQVAPGQTLLRVLGKGNKEREVPVGKAARRALEAWLPQRDALAAEGETALFVSRRGTRLGARSVQQRLRRHATALGLPRVHPHMLRHAFASHLLESSGDLRAVQQLLGHADITTTQVYTHLDFQHLAEVYDQAHPRARRDSSGGEGED, from the coding sequence ATGGCCGCGAGCGAGGGGCTGGCCAGCGACCTGGAGCGCTTCCTCGACCACCTGGCCCGGGAGCGGCGCACCAGCTCCGCCACCGTGGCCGCCTACCGCCGCGACCTCACCGGCCTGATCACCCGGCTCGTCGATGACGGGGTCCAACGGTGGGACGAGGTCGCGCCCCGCCACATCCGCGCCTGGGTCACCGCCCGGCACCGCAAGGGCATCGGCGCCCGCAGCCTGGCCCGGGGGCTCTCCGCCGCGCGCACCCTCTTCGGCTGGCTCATCCGGGAGCAGGTCATCCGCGCCGACCCGGCCGCCGATATCCGCGCCCCCAAGCAGGGGCAGCGGCTGCCCCGCACCCTGGAGGTGGATACCACCCAGCAGCTCCTGGACGAGACCGGCGGCGGCGAGGATCCCGCCGACCCCCTGCTCATCCGCGATCGGGCGCTGTTCGAGCTGCTCTATTCCAGCGGCCTGCGCCTGGCGGAGGTGGTCGCCCTGGAGCGCCAGCAGGTGGCCCCCGGCCAGACCCTGCTACGGGTGCTCGGCAAGGGGAACAAGGAGCGGGAGGTGCCGGTGGGGAAGGCGGCGCGGCGCGCGCTGGAGGCCTGGCTACCCCAGCGGGACGCGCTGGCAGCGGAGGGCGAGACGGCGCTCTTCGTAAGCCGCCGCGGGACCCGGCTGGGCGCGCGCTCGGTCCAGCAGCGGCTGCGCCGCCACGCCACCGCCCTGGGGCTGCCCCGGGTCCATCCGCACATGCTGCGCCACGCCTTCGCCTCCCACCTGCTGGAGTCCAGCGGCGACCTGCGCGCCGTGCAGCAGCTCCTGGGCCACGCCGACATCACCACCACCCAGGTCTATACCCACCTGGACTTCCAGCACCTGGCGGAGGTCTACGACCAGGCCCATCCCCGGGCCCGGCGCGATTCCTCCGGGGGCGAGGGGGAGGACTAG
- a CDS encoding GGDEF domain-containing protein: MAASEDDDLHAEVRHLRARLEELLERAHANEATQRRLQTVELDMLRRYPLVDLLRALILDYPEQLGLQGAALHVCPPQPEVSALGVSGDLPSGVYLAEVVPPEDIHLGTLEAESPDWFPHQASPGSLALLPLHAGGQYLGIYALAGEAGRFQPNQGTAFLQRLAAMVATSLDNAINHARLEEMALSDPLTGLDNRRSLERRLGEAVARSRRQARDLACLLLDIDYFKAINDRHGHPAGDRVLVEVAEALASAVRGGDALARYGGEEFAVLMEVEGAEAAEAAAERMRMAVSTVTSPDGDALTASVGLALLDPAEEGEALVERADAALYQAKAAGRDRVEAAD; encoded by the coding sequence ATGGCGGCGAGCGAGGACGACGACCTCCACGCCGAGGTCCGCCACCTGCGTGCCCGGCTGGAGGAGCTGCTGGAACGCGCCCACGCCAACGAGGCGACCCAGCGGCGCCTCCAGACGGTGGAGCTGGACATGCTCCGCCGCTACCCGCTGGTGGACCTCCTCCGCGCCCTGATCCTGGACTACCCCGAGCAGCTCGGCCTGCAGGGGGCCGCGCTCCACGTCTGCCCGCCCCAGCCGGAGGTCTCCGCCCTGGGGGTCAGCGGCGATCTCCCCTCCGGCGTCTACCTGGCCGAGGTGGTCCCGCCGGAGGACATCCACCTGGGGACGCTGGAGGCGGAATCGCCCGACTGGTTCCCCCACCAGGCGAGCCCGGGAAGCCTGGCCCTGCTCCCCCTGCATGCCGGCGGCCAGTACCTGGGGATCTACGCCCTGGCCGGCGAGGCGGGGCGTTTCCAGCCCAACCAGGGGACCGCCTTCCTCCAGCGGTTGGCGGCCATGGTCGCCACCAGCCTGGACAACGCCATCAACCACGCCCGCCTGGAGGAGATGGCCCTCTCCGACCCCCTCACCGGGCTGGACAACCGCCGCTCCCTGGAGCGCCGCCTGGGCGAGGCTGTGGCCCGCAGCCGCCGCCAGGCACGGGACCTGGCCTGCCTGTTGCTGGATATCGACTACTTCAAGGCCATCAATGACCGCCACGGTCACCCGGCCGGCGACCGCGTACTGGTGGAGGTGGCCGAGGCCCTGGCCAGCGCCGTGCGCGGGGGCGACGCCCTGGCCCGCTACGGCGGCGAGGAGTTCGCCGTGCTCATGGAGGTGGAGGGGGCCGAGGCCGCCGAGGCCGCGGCCGAGCGGATGCGCATGGCCGTCTCCACGGTCACCTCTCCGGACGGGGATGCCCTGACCGCCTCGGTGGGGCTGGCGCTACTGGACCCGGCCGAGGAGGGCGAGGCCCTCGTCGAGCGCGCCGATGCCGCCCTCTACCAGGCCAAGGCGGCTGGCCGCGACCGCGTGGAAGCGGCCGACTAG
- the dtd gene encoding D-aminoacyl-tRNA deacylase, whose amino-acid sequence MIGLLQRVTRAAVRVEDQTIAAIDAGLLVLVGVERGDTEAGARRLAQRLVGYRVFPDDAGRMNRSLVDSGGGLLLVPQFTLAADTRKGTRPGFSSAAEPAEGERLFQELVAAARAEVATVETGRFSADMAVELVNDGPVTFELRVPPG is encoded by the coding sequence ATGATCGGTCTGCTGCAACGCGTCACCCGCGCCGCCGTGCGCGTGGAGGATCAGACCATCGCCGCCATCGATGCCGGCCTGCTGGTCCTGGTGGGGGTGGAGCGCGGCGACACCGAGGCGGGGGCCCGTCGCCTGGCGCAGCGGCTGGTGGGGTACCGCGTCTTCCCCGATGATGCCGGCCGGATGAACCGCAGCCTGGTGGATTCGGGTGGCGGCCTGCTACTGGTGCCCCAGTTCACCCTGGCCGCCGATACCCGCAAGGGCACCCGCCCCGGCTTCTCTTCCGCCGCCGAGCCCGCCGAGGGGGAGCGCCTCTTCCAGGAGCTGGTGGCCGCCGCGCGCGCGGAGGTGGCCACGGTGGAGACCGGCCGCTTCAGCGCGGACATGGCGGTGGAGCTGGTCAACGACGGGCCGGTGACCTTCGAACTCCGGGTGCCACCGGGCTGA
- the pip gene encoding prolyl aminopeptidase, translated as MRTLYPAIQSYVQHTLPVDPPHQLHMEECGTAHGHPVVFLHGGPGSGCQAYHRRFFDPDRWRVVLPDQRGAGRSAPHAETEGNDTAALVRDLEALREHLGIEQWTVFGGSWGSTLGLAYAQAHPERVTGLILRGIFLGSPEEVAWVCQDGAHRFAPEAWEEFLAPIPEAERDDLLAAYHRRLTGSDEIGRMSAARAWARWEGRLATLAASEEVADHFAEGYTALALALIEAHYFRNHCFLEPGQLLRDVERIRNIPGTIVQGRYDLICPPATAHALAREWPEAELEMVTEAGHAASEPGIVDALVRATDRLADRLDGRPAGR; from the coding sequence ATGCGCACCCTCTATCCCGCCATCCAGTCCTATGTGCAGCACACGCTGCCGGTGGACCCGCCCCACCAGCTCCATATGGAGGAGTGCGGGACGGCCCACGGCCACCCAGTGGTCTTTCTCCACGGCGGCCCGGGCTCTGGCTGCCAGGCCTACCACCGCCGTTTCTTCGACCCCGACCGCTGGCGGGTGGTCCTGCCGGATCAACGGGGAGCGGGACGCTCCGCGCCCCACGCCGAGACGGAGGGCAACGACACGGCCGCCCTGGTCCGCGACCTGGAGGCGCTGCGCGAGCATCTGGGGATCGAGCAGTGGACCGTCTTCGGCGGCTCCTGGGGTTCGACCCTGGGGCTGGCCTACGCCCAGGCCCATCCCGAGCGGGTCACCGGTCTGATCCTGCGCGGGATCTTCCTGGGCAGCCCGGAAGAGGTCGCCTGGGTTTGCCAGGACGGGGCCCACCGCTTTGCCCCCGAGGCGTGGGAGGAGTTCCTGGCCCCCATCCCCGAGGCCGAGCGGGACGACCTGCTGGCCGCCTACCACCGCCGCCTCACCGGGAGCGACGAGATCGGCCGCATGTCGGCCGCGCGCGCCTGGGCGCGCTGGGAGGGGCGCCTGGCCACCCTGGCCGCCAGTGAAGAGGTGGCCGACCACTTCGCCGAGGGCTATACCGCCCTGGCCCTGGCGCTCATCGAGGCGCACTACTTCCGCAACCACTGCTTCCTGGAGCCCGGCCAGCTCCTGCGGGACGTGGAGCGGATCCGCAACATCCCCGGGACCATCGTCCAGGGGCGCTATGACCTCATCTGCCCGCCGGCCACCGCCCACGCCCTGGCCCGGGAATGGCCCGAGGCCGAGCTGGAGATGGTGACCGAGGCCGGCCACGCCGCCTCCGAGCCGGGGATCGTCGACGCCCTGGTCCGGGCGACGGACCGCCTGGCGGATCGCCTGGACGGTCGACCCGCCGGCCGATGA
- a CDS encoding alkaline phosphatase family protein — translation MEPDYTGSGLGNLVASVARGLGASTPAPPTPLLDPARVAEARVVVFALLDGLGAAALERHPDSWLARHCQGTLTSVFPSTTTSALTTFYTGLAPAAHGLPAWFTWLREAGTVAVPLAHNTRYGHLDLGTAGVLPGPLYTATPWAEQADRPVATCQPGWLQGTPYSRHHATGRHHDLEAPGELPGLVGRLAGEPEPRLLQVYWPAFDALSHQHGCGSEAVRDHFHELDAALAATAAALPEDGLLIATADHGLIDVDDGGLHELSALPELAAMLTVPPCGEGRVPFLYPHAGAVEETRAAVQEALDRAVTAIHTREAILDRGWLGPGPAHPELYPRIGDLVVEMAPGHVLTGDPWRPGIRQRAVHGGLSREEMAIPAIIAGGR, via the coding sequence GTGGAACCGGACTACACCGGTTCCGGCCTGGGGAATCTGGTCGCCTCGGTGGCCCGGGGCTTGGGGGCATCGACGCCGGCCCCGCCGACGCCGCTGCTGGACCCCGCCCGGGTCGCCGAGGCGCGGGTGGTGGTATTCGCCCTGCTGGACGGGCTGGGCGCGGCGGCCCTGGAACGCCATCCCGATTCCTGGCTGGCCCGCCACTGCCAGGGGACGCTGACCTCGGTCTTCCCCTCCACCACCACCAGCGCCCTGACCACCTTCTACACCGGGCTGGCCCCGGCGGCCCACGGCCTCCCGGCCTGGTTTACCTGGCTGCGCGAGGCCGGGACGGTGGCCGTGCCGCTGGCCCACAACACCCGGTACGGCCACCTGGATCTGGGCACCGCCGGCGTCCTGCCGGGGCCGCTCTATACCGCCACCCCCTGGGCAGAGCAGGCGGACCGCCCGGTGGCCACCTGCCAGCCCGGCTGGCTGCAGGGCACGCCCTACTCCCGCCACCACGCCACCGGCCGGCACCACGACCTCGAGGCCCCGGGCGAGCTACCCGGACTCGTGGGCCGGCTGGCCGGGGAGCCGGAGCCGCGGCTATTGCAGGTCTACTGGCCCGCCTTCGATGCCCTGAGCCACCAGCACGGCTGCGGGAGCGAGGCGGTCCGGGACCACTTCCACGAGCTGGATGCGGCCCTGGCCGCCACGGCCGCCGCCCTCCCCGAGGACGGGCTGCTCATCGCCACCGCCGACCACGGCCTCATCGACGTCGACGACGGCGGCCTCCATGAGCTCAGCGCCCTGCCGGAACTGGCGGCCATGCTCACCGTGCCGCCCTGCGGCGAGGGGCGCGTCCCCTTCCTCTATCCCCATGCCGGGGCCGTCGAGGAGACCCGGGCCGCCGTGCAGGAGGCACTCGACCGGGCGGTCACCGCCATCCACACCCGGGAGGCCATCCTGGATCGCGGCTGGCTGGGGCCCGGGCCGGCGCATCCGGAGCTCTACCCGCGGATCGGGGACCTCGTGGTGGAGATGGCCCCCGGCCACGTCCTCACCGGCGACCCCTGGCGCCCGGGGATCCGGCAGCGGGCGGTCCATGGCGGATTGAGCCGGGAGGAGATGGCCATCCCGGCCATCATCGCCGGGGGGCGGTGA
- the gpmA gene encoding 2,3-diphosphoglycerate-dependent phosphoglycerate mutase: MSRVILLRHGESEWNLANRFTGWTDVDLSETGRAQAWAAGETLATAGLLPQVTFTSVLTRAIRTLWLALDASDRMWLPVHRDWRLNERHYGALQGENKTDFERRYGAEQVHAWRRSYATRPPDLEWDDERHPRFDPRYAALEPGQLPAAEALADTVTRVRPWWSDTLRPCIEAGRDALVVAHGNSLRALIKDLEGYSDEGIAGLDVPLAEPLIYEFDRAGELVDKTTLTLSEE; the protein is encoded by the coding sequence ATGAGCCGAGTCATCCTGCTGCGCCACGGCGAGAGCGAATGGAACCTCGCCAACCGCTTCACCGGCTGGACCGATGTGGACCTCTCGGAGACCGGCCGGGCTCAGGCCTGGGCGGCCGGGGAGACGCTGGCCACCGCGGGCCTGCTCCCGCAGGTGACCTTCACCTCGGTGCTGACCCGCGCCATCCGGACGCTCTGGCTCGCCCTGGATGCCAGCGACCGGATGTGGCTTCCAGTCCACCGCGACTGGCGCCTCAATGAGCGCCACTACGGCGCACTGCAGGGGGAGAACAAGACCGATTTCGAGCGGCGGTACGGCGCCGAACAGGTCCACGCCTGGCGGCGCTCCTACGCCACGCGGCCGCCGGACCTGGAATGGGACGACGAGCGCCACCCGCGATTCGACCCGCGCTACGCCGCACTGGAGCCGGGGCAGCTACCGGCGGCGGAAGCCCTGGCGGACACGGTGACACGCGTCCGGCCCTGGTGGTCGGATACCCTGCGCCCCTGCATCGAAGCCGGGCGCGACGCCCTGGTCGTGGCGCACGGCAACAGCCTGCGCGCCCTCATCAAGGATCTGGAGGGCTACAGCGACGAGGGAATCGCCGGGCTGGACGTGCCGCTGGCAGAACCGCTGATCTACGAGTTCGACCGCGCTGGCGAACTCGTCGACAAGACTACGCTGACCCTATCGGAGGAATGA
- a CDS encoding antibiotic biosynthesis monooxygenase family protein, translated as MNMYVVANRVPVAAGWEQAFEERFRQRAGRIEQNPGFIRMEVLRPADEESPWIVLTHWESEDAFRQWLSSDDFKEAHNNPLPHEAYTEEGRLERHEVVIASDGAATK; from the coding sequence ATGAACATGTACGTCGTCGCCAATCGCGTCCCCGTCGCCGCCGGGTGGGAGCAGGCCTTCGAGGAGCGCTTCCGCCAGCGGGCCGGCCGCATCGAGCAGAACCCCGGGTTCATCCGCATGGAAGTCCTGCGACCCGCGGACGAGGAGAGCCCCTGGATCGTCCTCACCCACTGGGAGAGCGAGGACGCCTTCCGCCAGTGGCTGTCCAGCGACGACTTCAAGGAGGCCCACAACAACCCCCTGCCCCACGAGGCCTACACCGAGGAGGGCCGCCTGGAACGCCACGAGGTGGTTATCGCCAGCGATGGGGCCGCGACGAAGTAA